A single window of Desulfovibrio psychrotolerans DNA harbors:
- the nikR gene encoding nickel-responsive transcriptional regulator NikR, with translation MGQTIRFGVSLDSDLLEKFDALCDERCYQTRSEAIRDLIRNALVEQEWKDEGRELAGTLTLVYDHHKSDLSQKLVEIQHDHHHVIITSLHVHLDHDNCLEVLLLKGSGEEVRTLSQKLTSTKGVKHGKLTLATTGQDIV, from the coding sequence ATGGGTCAGACCATCCGTTTCGGCGTATCGCTGGATTCCGACCTGCTGGAAAAATTTGACGCCCTGTGTGACGAACGCTGCTACCAGACCCGTTCAGAAGCCATCCGCGACCTCATCCGCAACGCGTTGGTGGAGCAGGAATGGAAGGACGAAGGCCGGGAACTGGCAGGCACGCTCACGCTGGTGTACGACCACCACAAGAGCGACCTTTCGCAGAAACTGGTGGAGATTCAGCACGACCACCACCATGTGATCATTACCAGCCTGCATGTGCATCTGGACCACGACAACTGCCTTGAGGTGCTGCTGCTTAAAGGCAGCGGGGAAGAGGTGCGCACCCTCTCGCAGAAGCTTACCTCCACCAAGGGGGTGAAGCATGGAAAACTTACCCTTGCGACAACAGGACAGGATATTGTCTAA
- the folE2 gene encoding GTP cyclohydrolase FolE2 has product MEDVQMSPAQVAMAIDRVGIRDLRLPIVIRDRAKGAQHTVARVDIGADLPAEFKGTHMSRFVEALEGWSEELDYDSMRNLLLDIKQRLHACKAYALFRFPYFLNKKAPATGRGGLMNYKCQLTGEMTGDRPAFLLEVDVPVMTVCPCSKAISDEGAHSQRAVVRMQVRMRGFAWIEEFIEMAEASASSPVYSLLKREDEKYVTEAAFAAPTFVEDVVRAVASRLEAHAQVSWFRVEVESYESIHNHSAFATIEKHT; this is encoded by the coding sequence ATGGAAGACGTGCAGATGAGCCCCGCACAGGTGGCCATGGCCATTGACCGCGTGGGCATACGCGACCTGCGCCTGCCCATTGTCATTCGCGACAGGGCCAAAGGCGCGCAGCATACGGTGGCGCGGGTGGACATAGGCGCAGACCTGCCTGCGGAATTCAAGGGCACGCACATGAGCCGCTTTGTGGAGGCGCTGGAAGGCTGGAGCGAGGAGCTGGATTACGACAGCATGCGCAACCTGCTGCTGGATATCAAGCAGCGGCTGCATGCCTGCAAAGCCTATGCGCTGTTCCGGTTTCCCTATTTTTTGAATAAGAAGGCTCCGGCCACGGGCCGGGGCGGGCTGATGAACTACAAGTGCCAGCTCACGGGCGAAATGACGGGCGACCGCCCCGCCTTTCTGCTGGAGGTGGACGTGCCCGTGATGACGGTGTGCCCGTGCTCCAAGGCCATTTCTGACGAGGGCGCGCACAGTCAGCGTGCCGTTGTGCGCATGCAGGTGCGCATGCGCGGGTTTGCGTGGATTGAGGAATTTATCGAGATGGCGGAGGCCTCGGCCTCTTCTCCTGTCTATTCGCTCCTTAAGCGTGAGGACGAGAAGTACGTGACGGAAGCCGCCTTTGCCGCCCCCACCTTTGTGGAAGACGTGGTGCGCGCCGTGGCCAGCAGGCTGGAGGCACACGCGCAGGTAAGCTGGTTCCGGGTGGAAGTGGAGAGCTACGAATCCATTCACAACCACAGCGCTTTTGCCACCATAGAAAAGCATACTTGA
- a CDS encoding radical SAM protein, producing the protein MNRHHQLSTYFRHRFRRRVQKIPLDAGFTCPNRDGTLSTRGCIFCNPQGSGSGMGLLGASLEDQWAFWRNRYGRSNEAGIFIAYLQSFSNTYGPVEKLRRTLEALEALPDLAGLSIGTRPDCLDSEKLDCIARFAAGNLPCPQHVHAATSGTHDQSVPERHTGQYRNTVPPDGQHRILPGREVWLELGLQSAHDKTLVRINRGHDFAASESAVRMAAERGLRVCAHLIAGLPGETEEDFLLTVDRVNSLPVHGVKFHNLYVAKDTELARHWEQGGYTPLTEEEYLRILVRALPRLRPEIVVQRLTGDAAGDELLAPHWHSGKTAFIASVARGLERLNTWQGKELETSPGPLPPLWFSLRRNLPAHLHRQWEEEFRAMAPILHFNITEPLP; encoded by the coding sequence ATGAACAGGCATCATCAACTTTCGACATATTTTCGACACCGCTTCCGGCGCCGGGTACAAAAGATACCGCTCGACGCCGGATTCACCTGTCCCAACAGGGACGGCACCCTTTCTACCAGAGGCTGCATCTTCTGCAACCCCCAAGGTTCGGGGTCCGGTATGGGCCTTCTGGGCGCAAGCCTGGAAGACCAATGGGCTTTCTGGCGCAACCGGTATGGTCGCTCCAACGAAGCCGGAATCTTCATAGCGTACTTGCAATCATTTTCCAACACATATGGACCGGTGGAAAAACTCCGTCGCACGCTTGAAGCACTCGAAGCCTTACCTGATTTGGCCGGTTTGTCCATCGGAACAAGGCCCGACTGCCTTGATTCCGAAAAATTGGACTGCATAGCCCGTTTTGCCGCAGGCAACCTTCCCTGCCCCCAGCACGTCCATGCCGCCACCTCTGGGACTCACGACCAGTCCGTGCCGGAACGGCACACCGGACAATACAGAAACACTGTGCCGCCCGACGGGCAACACCGCATCCTTCCCGGCCGCGAGGTGTGGCTCGAACTTGGTCTGCAATCCGCCCACGACAAAACACTGGTCCGCATAAACCGAGGGCACGACTTCGCAGCATCGGAATCCGCCGTACGCATGGCGGCAGAACGCGGCCTGCGCGTGTGCGCCCACCTTATCGCCGGACTGCCCGGCGAGACAGAAGAGGATTTTCTGCTCACCGTGGACCGCGTAAACTCCCTGCCCGTGCACGGCGTAAAATTCCACAACCTGTATGTTGCCAAAGACACCGAACTTGCGCGACACTGGGAACAGGGCGGATACACGCCCCTGACGGAGGAGGAATACCTGCGCATCCTCGTCCGCGCCCTGCCCCGCCTGCGCCCGGAAATCGTGGTGCAGCGGCTCACCGGAGACGCCGCCGGAGACGAACTGCTGGCCCCGCACTGGCACAGCGGCAAAACCGCGTTCATCGCCTCTGTCGCGCGCGGGTTGGAGCGTCTGAACACATGGCAGGGTAAAGAGCTGGAAACATCGCCCGGCCCTTTGCCGCCTCTGTGGTTTTCGCTGCGGCGCAATCTTCCCGCGCACCTGCACCGGCAATGGGAAGAAGAATTCCGGGCCATGGCCCCCATACTGCATTTCAACATCACGGAGCCTCTGCCATGA
- a CDS encoding class I SAM-dependent methyltransferase — protein MRTAVAVLTEYTPCIELDLCGRRWHLERAASLEALWETMGDDEFGEDERLPYWTELWPSSIVLARWLFANRASIAGKRCLDMGCGLGLTALVGSWLGARVVAMDYEPLALRFASRNAAHNNVPEPLWAVMDWRCPAVRAGACEVVWGGDIMYERRFVEPVLTFLEHALAPGGVAWVAEPDRAVYAHFRTQLESRGWQSARLVSEQTEALYEQPVPVTVNLWELRR, from the coding sequence ATGAGGACCGCTGTGGCCGTATTGACGGAATATACCCCCTGCATCGAACTGGACCTTTGCGGCAGGCGGTGGCATCTTGAACGCGCAGCCAGCCTTGAAGCCCTGTGGGAAACCATGGGCGATGACGAGTTCGGCGAGGATGAGCGCCTGCCGTACTGGACGGAGTTGTGGCCTTCGAGCATTGTGCTTGCGCGCTGGCTGTTCGCCAACCGGGCAAGTATTGCCGGAAAACGCTGCCTGGACATGGGTTGCGGGCTGGGCCTGACCGCCCTTGTGGGATCATGGCTGGGCGCACGCGTGGTGGCCATGGACTACGAGCCGCTGGCGCTGCGTTTTGCCAGCCGCAATGCCGCACACAACAACGTGCCCGAACCGCTGTGGGCTGTCATGGACTGGCGGTGCCCGGCCGTGCGTGCAGGAGCCTGCGAGGTGGTGTGGGGCGGTGACATCATGTACGAACGACGTTTCGTGGAGCCTGTGCTCACCTTTCTGGAACACGCGTTGGCTCCGGGAGGTGTGGCTTGGGTGGCGGAGCCGGACAGGGCGGTATATGCCCATTTCCGTACGCAACTGGAGAGCAGGGGCTGGCAGTCGGCGCGCCTTGTCTCGGAGCAGACCGAGGCGCTGTATGAGCAGCCGGTTCCCGTTACCGTCAATCTGTGGGAGTTGCGCCGCTGA
- a CDS encoding energy-coupling factor ABC transporter ATP-binding protein yields MIHARSLTFAYPGAGRPSLKNVTFDVPEGTVLCLCGVNGSGKSTLLSLLAGLYAPASGTLTVAGIASPGKEDKLRGLSALVLQDADLQIIGSTVAEDMLLAFPPGLTDAEETARDMAARFDLAEHWHSPVHTLSYGQKRKLCLAVALLASPALLLLDEPFSGLDYPAIREMRAILANNRKHRLTQIISVHDLEPVIDLADSMVVLHQGEQVLAGTPQEVLDAIPAFGVRQPCSWQRGLGIVPWE; encoded by the coding sequence GTGATACACGCGCGCTCGCTCACCTTCGCCTATCCCGGCGCGGGCCGTCCTTCGCTGAAGAACGTCACCTTCGACGTGCCGGAAGGAACGGTGCTGTGCCTGTGCGGCGTGAACGGCAGCGGCAAATCCACGCTTCTTTCCCTGCTTGCAGGACTGTACGCTCCCGCATCGGGCACACTGACAGTGGCAGGCATTGCCTCGCCGGGCAAAGAAGATAAGCTGCGCGGCCTTTCCGCTCTGGTTCTGCAAGACGCAGACCTTCAGATCATCGGCTCCACCGTGGCGGAAGACATGCTGCTGGCCTTTCCCCCCGGCCTTACGGACGCGGAGGAAACAGCGCGCGACATGGCGGCGCGGTTCGACCTTGCGGAACACTGGCACTCGCCCGTGCACACCCTTTCCTACGGGCAGAAGCGCAAACTCTGCCTCGCCGTAGCACTGCTTGCCTCACCGGCACTGCTGCTTCTGGATGAACCGTTCTCCGGGCTGGACTACCCGGCCATACGCGAAATGCGGGCAATTCTGGCCAATAACCGCAAGCACAGGCTTACGCAGATCATTTCCGTGCACGACCTTGAGCCGGTCATTGACCTTGCGGACAGCATGGTAGTGCTACATCAGGGCGAACAGGTTCTTGCCGGCACCCCGCAAGAGGTGCTGGATGCCATTCCCGCCTTCGGCGTGCGCCAGCCCTGCTCGTGGCAGCGGGGGCTGGGCATCGTTCCGTGGGAATAG
- a CDS encoding biotin transporter BioY gives MTPSPLSGLHKQVWTAMLAALIVVGAMVQLPIGPVPVTLQTFFIVLAGLALGPMHGAAAMLLYILAGAIGLPVFAGGKAGFAHLLGPTGGYLIGYIGTAFLAGMGSSQPPRTASFMKSLLWSLAGLCAVYLAGVLRLKFVLDISYTKAFSIGMVPFVIADMLKVAGAVVAYRFLHSRRLLPS, from the coding sequence ATGACCCCTTCTCCTCTCTCCGGCCTGCACAAACAAGTCTGGACTGCCATGCTTGCCGCACTCATCGTGGTGGGTGCCATGGTGCAGTTGCCCATCGGCCCTGTCCCCGTCACGCTGCAAACCTTCTTCATCGTGCTGGCGGGTCTCGCCCTCGGCCCCATGCACGGCGCGGCAGCCATGCTGCTTTACATCCTCGCCGGAGCCATCGGCCTGCCGGTCTTTGCGGGCGGCAAGGCGGGTTTTGCACACCTGCTCGGCCCCACGGGCGGCTACCTTATCGGCTACATCGGCACGGCGTTTCTGGCGGGTATGGGTTCATCGCAGCCGCCCCGCACCGCCTCGTTCATGAAAAGCCTGCTCTGGTCGCTGGCGGGCCTGTGCGCGGTCTACCTTGCCGGGGTGCTGCGCCTCAAGTTCGTACTGGATATTTCCTACACCAAGGCGTTTTCCATCGGCATGGTCCCGTTCGTCATCGCCGACATGCTTAAGGTTGCCGGAGCGGTGGTGGCCTATCGTTTCCTGCACAGCCGGAGGCTTCTGCCGTCGTGA
- a CDS encoding iron-containing alcohol dehydrogenase, translating into MINFQFHMPTRIIFGPGKLNELGTTPHLPGRKALIVISAGGSMVRHGYMQLVQTLLAQNGAESVVFDRVQPNPVLEHVTEGAALARAEGCDFVLGLGGGSSIDSAKSIALMANNPGNYWDYMPGGTGGRQVPPNPALPIVAIPTTAGTGTEADPWTVITREQTREKIGWGNDSTYPALSIVDPRLMLSVPPRVTAMTGMDAFFHAVEAYVSRARQPSSDLLAQQAVSLITSFLPQVVKDGSGVEARTMLAWASTAAGLCESLSSCISHHSMEHALSAYYPDIPHGAGLVMLSVPYFRHLTRYVPDRMVDLAYFMGADVDAMPAKEQPLAFVAALEKLIADIGLDDLTFSAYGVKQSDMPKLAKNALETMGGLFNLTPTQMNERVVTEIFEAAYR; encoded by the coding sequence ATGATCAATTTCCAGTTTCACATGCCCACGCGCATTATTTTCGGACCCGGCAAGCTGAACGAGCTTGGCACCACGCCGCATCTGCCGGGCAGAAAGGCGCTTATCGTCATCAGTGCGGGAGGCTCTATGGTCCGGCACGGGTACATGCAGCTTGTGCAGACGTTGCTGGCACAGAACGGTGCGGAATCTGTGGTGTTTGACCGCGTGCAGCCCAATCCGGTGCTGGAGCATGTGACCGAAGGAGCCGCCCTTGCCCGCGCGGAGGGGTGCGATTTTGTGCTCGGTCTGGGGGGCGGAAGCTCCATAGACTCCGCCAAGTCCATTGCCCTTATGGCCAATAATCCCGGCAACTACTGGGACTACATGCCCGGCGGCACTGGCGGCAGGCAGGTGCCGCCCAACCCTGCGCTGCCCATCGTAGCCATTCCCACCACGGCGGGAACAGGTACCGAGGCGGACCCGTGGACGGTGATAACCCGTGAGCAGACAAGGGAGAAGATAGGCTGGGGCAACGATTCCACCTACCCTGCGCTTTCCATTGTGGACCCGCGTCTCATGCTGAGCGTGCCGCCGCGAGTGACCGCCATGACCGGCATGGATGCCTTTTTCCATGCGGTGGAGGCGTATGTCTCCCGTGCGCGGCAGCCTTCCAGCGACCTGCTGGCGCAGCAGGCGGTGAGCCTTATCACGTCCTTTCTGCCGCAGGTGGTCAAGGACGGGTCAGGCGTTGAGGCGCGCACCATGCTGGCGTGGGCTTCCACTGCGGCGGGGCTGTGCGAGTCGCTTTCGTCCTGCATTTCGCATCATTCCATGGAGCATGCGCTTTCTGCGTATTATCCGGATATTCCGCACGGGGCGGGACTGGTTATGCTCTCCGTGCCGTATTTCCGCCATCTCACGCGGTATGTGCCGGACCGCATGGTGGACCTTGCCTATTTTATGGGGGCGGATGTGGACGCCATGCCCGCCAAAGAGCAGCCGCTTGCCTTTGTTGCCGCGCTGGAGAAGCTTATAGCGGATATCGGGCTGGATGACCTGACCTTTTCCGCCTACGGGGTAAAGCAGTCGGATATGCCCAAGCTGGCGAAGAACGCGCTGGAGACCATGGGCGGGCTGTTTAACCTTACGCCCACGCAGATGAACGAGCGGGTGGTGACGGAGATTTTTGAGGCGGCTTATCGGTAG
- a CDS encoding aminopeptidase, with product MSDSLEFSPKSCWEVYGGEADLAAMDALAARYIDFISTCKTERETIDYVVERLRAAGYTTNFGHDAVYRVFRGKTIFIARKGRRALSQGMRLLGAHADTPRIDLKQRPLYESCGVGQAKTHYYGGIRKHQWFSRPLALHGVIVRQDGSVVKVNIGEDPGDPVFAIADLLPHLAQNQAKQVLAEAFEAEKMNIILGHRPADAPQAEAAVEGKATEGGKAAGETAAKDKIKRRVLELLHAKYGVCEEDLYSAELQVVPAGPARTVGLDGALIGGYGQDDRICCFAALEAMLDAADAADAEPEYTRTLLLWDKEEIGSEGSTGAKSRFFEYCVEDLIQAWSPAARFSDVMLNTKAVSADVHGALDPDYQDLHEKLNAATIGYGPCFCKFTGHRGKYEANDAHPEYVGWLRGVLNAAGVPWQMAELGRVDLGGGGTVAMYLAAYGMDIIDFGPAILAMHSPFELSSKADLYATVKAYRAFLTA from the coding sequence ATGAGCGATTCTCTGGAGTTTTCTCCCAAAAGCTGCTGGGAGGTTTACGGCGGCGAGGCGGACCTTGCCGCCATGGACGCACTGGCAGCGCGGTATATTGACTTTATTTCCACCTGCAAGACCGAGCGGGAAACCATAGACTACGTGGTGGAACGGCTGCGCGCGGCGGGGTATACCACCAACTTTGGTCATGACGCCGTGTACCGCGTATTCCGGGGCAAGACCATCTTCATAGCCCGCAAGGGCAGGCGCGCCCTGTCGCAGGGGATGCGGCTTCTCGGCGCGCATGCCGACACGCCGCGCATAGACCTGAAACAACGCCCGCTGTACGAATCCTGCGGAGTGGGGCAGGCAAAGACGCATTATTACGGCGGGATACGCAAGCATCAGTGGTTCTCGCGCCCGCTGGCCCTGCACGGTGTGATTGTGCGGCAGGACGGTTCGGTCGTGAAGGTGAACATAGGCGAAGACCCCGGTGATCCCGTGTTCGCCATTGCGGACCTGCTGCCCCATCTGGCGCAGAATCAGGCCAAGCAGGTGCTTGCCGAAGCCTTTGAGGCCGAGAAGATGAACATTATCCTCGGGCATCGCCCCGCGGATGCGCCGCAGGCGGAAGCTGCCGTGGAAGGCAAGGCAACGGAAGGAGGCAAGGCAGCCGGGGAAACCGCTGCCAAGGACAAGATTAAGCGCCGCGTGCTGGAACTTTTGCACGCCAAGTACGGGGTATGCGAGGAAGACCTGTATTCTGCGGAATTGCAGGTTGTTCCCGCAGGTCCCGCCCGCACGGTGGGGTTGGACGGGGCGCTCATAGGCGGGTACGGGCAGGATGACCGCATATGCTGCTTTGCCGCGCTCGAGGCCATGCTGGACGCGGCGGATGCGGCGGATGCCGAGCCGGAATACACCCGGACCCTGCTGCTGTGGGACAAGGAGGAGATAGGCTCCGAAGGTTCCACGGGGGCAAAGTCGCGCTTCTTTGAATACTGCGTGGAAGACCTCATTCAGGCGTGGTCGCCCGCAGCCCGGTTCAGCGATGTGATGCTGAACACCAAGGCCGTTTCTGCCGATGTGCACGGCGCGCTGGACCCGGACTATCAGGACCTGCATGAGAAGCTGAACGCCGCCACCATCGGCTATGGCCCCTGCTTCTGCAAGTTCACGGGACACCGCGGCAAGTATGAGGCCAACGATGCGCACCCCGAATACGTGGGGTGGCTGCGCGGCGTGCTGAACGCCGCAGGCGTGCCGTGGCAGATGGCGGAACTGGGCCGGGTGGACCTTGGCGGCGGAGGAACCGTTGCCATGTACCTTGCGGCATACGGCATGGATATCATCGACTTTGGTCCGGCCATTCTTGCCATGCACAGCCCCTTTGAGCTGTCCAGCAAGGCCGACCTGTACGCCACGGTCAAGGCCTACAGGGCGTTTCTTACCGCATAG
- a CDS encoding methylated-DNA--[protein]-cysteine S-methyltransferase: MNTDTFVTEHLCAGRLRLTLNWANGQLAETGIAWADDNAPPPSASEKTGPRTSHGHAVQDALRQYAAGRHADWPDLPLALEDCTPFTRRVLELLRTVPAGSTVTYGQLAAMAGRPGAARGVGQIMRRNRWPLLVPCHRVVGGNGKMTGFSGTGGIPLKEYLLRLEGALPAKD; this comes from the coding sequence ATGAACACAGACACCTTTGTCACCGAGCACCTCTGTGCCGGGCGGCTGCGTCTTACCCTGAACTGGGCAAACGGGCAACTGGCGGAAACCGGAATAGCATGGGCAGACGACAATGCGCCGCCTCCCTCCGCATCCGAAAAAACCGGCCCCCGCACAAGCCACGGCCATGCCGTGCAAGACGCACTGCGGCAGTATGCAGCGGGCCGCCACGCAGACTGGCCCGACCTGCCTCTCGCGCTGGAAGACTGCACCCCCTTCACCCGCCGGGTGCTGGAACTGTTGCGCACCGTCCCTGCGGGAAGCACCGTCACCTACGGGCAGCTTGCCGCCATGGCAGGCCGGCCGGGTGCCGCCCGCGGCGTGGGACAGATCATGCGGCGCAACCGCTGGCCCCTGCTGGTCCCCTGCCATCGCGTGGTGGGCGGCAACGGCAAGATGACTGGCTTTTCAGGAACAGGGGGCATTCCCCTCAAGGAATATCTGCTGCGGCTGGAAGGCGCGCTGCCCGCCAAAGACTGA
- a CDS encoding DUF4079 family protein, producing MLYLHPAIMPFVILFLLYALRLGLDRTLSRFPGRRRTFRWGSHVRYGRYALLMLLAGAVGGALVALWRWEEVGNTELHYTLALVMLPMMVIAYGTGHIMDAYRRKRTLLPLVHMINNILLCALAAAQVVTGIAALQEWVL from the coding sequence ATGCTGTATCTGCATCCGGCCATCATGCCGTTCGTTATCCTGTTTCTGCTGTACGCGCTCCGGCTGGGACTGGACCGCACGTTATCCCGTTTTCCGGGGCGCAGGCGCACTTTCCGGTGGGGCAGCCACGTGCGCTACGGAAGGTATGCCCTGCTCATGCTGCTGGCAGGGGCTGTGGGCGGCGCGTTGGTTGCCCTGTGGCGCTGGGAAGAGGTGGGAAACACGGAGTTGCACTACACGCTTGCGCTTGTCATGCTGCCCATGATGGTTATTGCCTACGGTACCGGGCACATTATGGACGCCTACCGGAGAAAGCGCACACTGCTGCCGCTGGTGCACATGATAAACAATATTCTCTTGTGTGCCCTTGCGGCGGCACAGGTGGTCACGGGCATTGCCGCGTTGCAGGAGTGGGTGCTGTAG